TTCACGCAGACCGACGTGTTCGCGCGCTACTTCAGCCGCGTGAACGCGCCGCAGTTCGCCTCGTGGCTCATGATCGCGCTCGCCGGGCTGATGGTGAGCAACGTGCTCTACCCCGTCGTGCCCAAGTTCGGGCTGCGCACCTGGGGCGGGCGCATCGCCATGCTCGTCGCGGTGCTGATGCTGGTCGCGGCCTTCATGGTCCCCGAGCTGTTCTTCTTCCCGCTCGCCATCGCGTACATCGCGTGGGGCCTTCTGCGCACGGTGGTGGAGGGCTTCCAGGAGCGGCTGCCGGACCGCGACCCGCTGGTGGACGAGGACGACGACGACGAGGCGCGCGAGGTGGCGTACGAGGACATCCACCCCACGCGCCGCATCCGCCCGGACGGGCGGCCCCACGAAGACGAGGTGCAACCGTGAGCGACTTCCGGATCGAGGTCCGCGTGACCCCGCGCAGGGGCATCCTGGACCCGCAGGGCAAGGCCGTGGGCGGCGCGCTGGCGTCGCTGGGCTTCGGCGAGGTGCACGACGCGCGCGTGGGCCGCCTCATCACCTTCGGCCTCGAAGCGCCGTCCGAGAGCGAGGCGCGCGAGCAGGCCACCGCGATGTGCCGGCAGCTGCTGGCCAACCCCGTGACGGAAGATTACGACGTGCGCGTGGCGGCGGCGGAGAGCGGGCGATGAAGCTGGGCGTGGTCACCTTCCCCGGCTCCAACTGCGACTACGACTGCTACAAGGCCGTGCAGGAGGGGCTGGGTGTGGAGGCGGTCTACCTCTGGCACAAGCAGCATGACCTGGAGGGAGTGGATGCGGTCTTCCTGCCCGGCGGCTTCAGCTACGGCGACTACCTGCGCGCCGGCGCCATCGCCGCGCAGAGCCCCATCATGCGGGAGGTGCGCGCCTTCGCCGAGGCGGGCGGGCCGGTGGCCGGCATCTGCAACGGGTTCCAGATCCTGTGCGAGTCCGGGCTTCTCCCCGGCGCCCTCGTCCGCAATCGCTCGCTGAAGTTCATCTCCCGCCCCGTGCACCTCCGGGTCGAGCAGTCGGAAGCGCCGTTCACGTCCGAGTACGCGGTGGGCCAGGTCCTCACGGTGCCGATCGCCCACGGCGAGGGCTGCTACCTGGCGGACGACGAGACGCTGGACGAGCTGGAGCGCACCGGCCGCGTGGTCTTCCGCTACTGCGACGCGGCGGGCGAGGTGACGGGGGATGCGAACCCGAACGGATCGGCGCGGAACATCGCGGGGATACGGAACGTGGCAGGGAACGTGCTCGGCATGATGCCTCACCCCGAACGTTCGGTAGATGCGCTGCTGGGCGCCACCGACGGGCTGGGTCTCTTCCGCTCGCTGATGGGCCACCTGGCCACCCGCTGAAGCCGCAACCCGTGAGGTCCGCATGAGATACGCGATCGCCGCAGCCGTGCTGGCCCTGGCCTCCGCCGCGCCCGCCGCCGCGCAGTCCGCCACCATCCGCGCGGGGATGACTGGCGAGCAGGTACGCACCGCGTTCGGCGCGCCCGCACGCACGCGCGAAGCCGACGGCTGGACGTACCTGTTCTACGCCAACGGATGCGC
This window of the Longimicrobiaceae bacterium genome carries:
- the purS gene encoding phosphoribosylformylglycinamidine synthase subunit PurS, whose protein sequence is MSDFRIEVRVTPRRGILDPQGKAVGGALASLGFGEVHDARVGRLITFGLEAPSESEAREQATAMCRQLLANPVTEDYDVRVAAAESGR
- the purQ gene encoding phosphoribosylformylglycinamidine synthase subunit PurQ, with amino-acid sequence MKLGVVTFPGSNCDYDCYKAVQEGLGVEAVYLWHKQHDLEGVDAVFLPGGFSYGDYLRAGAIAAQSPIMREVRAFAEAGGPVAGICNGFQILCESGLLPGALVRNRSLKFISRPVHLRVEQSEAPFTSEYAVGQVLTVPIAHGEGCYLADDETLDELERTGRVVFRYCDAAGEVTGDANPNGSARNIAGIRNVAGNVLGMMPHPERSVDALLGATDGLGLFRSLMGHLATR